Sequence from the Symbiopectobacterium purcellii genome:
ATAGCCCAGCATGGCATCCGACAACAACACGTCGCGCGCCATCCCTTTGATACTGGCATCGGTCAACCAGGTCACCCATTGGGTAAACTGCGGCTGAACCCCTGACAGCGCCACTTCCGCCAACTGCTGCTGAAGTTGTACCACGGCGTGCTCATCCGCCCACAGCCGTTGTGCCGGATGCAGCGCGTAGAGTGCGGTAAGTTCTGAAAGATAATGCGGTTTAACGCCTTTCGCTGCCAGTGCCTGTAATGCCGCCACGCTGGTTTCATGTGACGTGGAGCCTGCGGTGTGCGCAGAGACGCTCGACGCGGCATGGGACGTTATTGCCGCCTGCCCGGTCGCCGACAACGTACAGAAAGAAAACAGGCTCAAGGCCCACAGCGCGCCAACACGGCACAGTGTGCTCTGCGCTTTTTGCTCACATACCAACATCCATTTATCCCCTGTATTCACTAAACGCGATATCAGCCACGATATTTTTTATCGACAATGAAAGCCTCGAGGTCCAATGGATATGACGCCCTACTTCACGTTATGCAGCAACTGATTGTCATAAATAGCGCAAAACGTTGAGATGGCCTGCCACTTTAATTATTCGCTCATCATTACCGTTAGTATATAAAGAGACAATGTTTTTTGCGCCACATCCCGCAGGTTTATTTCACTGGTCCGTCATGTGCGCGGCGCCATTCTGGGAAACAAAGAGACAAAAAAAGAGGCCGTTTAACACGGCCTCCGATCCTTACCTTACAAGATGATCGCTACGATGCCTGCACCTGCGGCGCTTCGCTCTCACTGCCAAAACCACGCAGCCCGACCACGTGCACATGTTCCTGATTCTGGAACACTTTACGCACCAGCTTGTAAGTAGTGCCTTTTTCCGGACTGATATTTTCCGGTGCAGCAATCAACAGTTGCATTTCCAACCGATCGCACAGTTCGAAAAGTGTGGCGATGGATTTCGCATCCAGACGCGCGGCTTCATCGAGGAACAGCAAACGGCACGGGATGATATCTTTACCGCGCAGGCGCTTGGATTCATCTTCCCAGCTCTGCACTACCATCACCAGGATCGACATCCCGGTCCCGATAGCTTCACCGGTGGAAAGCGCGCCGCTCTCTGCACGCAACCAGCCATCGGCACCGCGATTCACCTCCACTTCCATCTCAAGGTAGTTGCGGTAATCGAGCAACTCCTCACCGATGGTTTGCGGAGTGCGCTGGCCCATGTCCACTTCAGGGTTGAGGCGTTGGTAAAGCTTCGCCAGCGCTTCCGAGAAGGTCAACCGGTTGCTGCTGAACAGATCCTGATGCATCTCTTGCTGTTCTGAGAGCACATTGAGCAACGTAGTGTGCGTTTCGCGCACGTTGACGTTCAAGCGCACGCTTTTCACCTGTCCAAACGCGACCGCCTGCAAACCCTGATTCAACATGCGTATGCGGTTTTGCTCACGCTGAATGGTTTTACGGATAATGTTCGCCACGCTCTTGGAACTGATCGCCAGCATTTTTTCACGGGCGGTCAGTTCTTCCGTCAGACGGTTAAGTTCAATTTCCATCTGCTCGATGGCTTCAACCGGGTCATCGGTACGAATAATATCCTGACGAATCCGCTCACGCAGATGCTGGTAAACCGCGATATAGAACTGCACTTTGCGCTCAGGCCGCTTGGGATCTTCCGATGCGCGCAGCACGTCGCGCAGATGTTCGTTATCAGAAACCGCCAGGCGCAATGCGCCCAACGCTTTATCCGACATGGAGCGCAATTCGTCTGCATCCATGTAGGCCAGTTCACGACGGTGCAAACGGCACTCCACACCATTGTCTTTCACCAGACGCATGACGGCACACCAGCCCGCTTTTGCGGTCACCACCTGTTCGCGCATCTGGTGATAATCACGTTCCACCTTGCGCAATTTTTTCTGCAAGCCATCCATTTCCGCTTCACAGAAAGTAATCTGTTTCTCCAACTGATTACGGCGCGTGCGGTTGGCACTCAAGGCAGCATGCAATTCATCACGGCGGGTGCGGGCGCGAGCTTCCGCATCCGCGTCAGCGCGCACGCCGATCTCCTGCAACTCCTGAATGAGCTCTTTGTGCATTTCATTTTTAGCGTCATGCGCACTGCGCAACGACGCCTGCACCTGACTGTACTGCGTTAACTGCGCCTGCTGCTGACGCAATTGCTCACGCGAACGGGTGCGTTCGGCTTCTGCCTGATCCAAGCGTTGGCGCAATTTGTCATTCAAATCGGCATTTTCCCCCAGCATGTCCGCTGAGTCGCTATAGCTGAAATGCGGGCGACGTTGCACCACTTCCGTTAAGGCAAACGCCTGCTGTTTCGCCTGACGCTGCGCGCTTTGCGCCTGGGTGTACTGTGCACGCAGTTGTTCATGCTGCTGCGGATCGCTTTGCAGCACCGCCACCAGCGGCTCAAGTTTCACCAATGACGCACCGTGCTGCGTAATAAAATGCGCGGACTCTTCTGCGGCATCCAGTTCGTCACGAATCTCTTCGACCCGATCCTGCAAACTATCATCACACAACAAGCTGACGCGCGGGATCAGGCGGTTCAGTAATGAAACACACTCTTTGGCCTGATCGTATTGCTGGCGCTGCTGCTGGTTTTCTGCGTCAAAATTGCTGATGGCACGGTCCAACTCACCGCGACGTGAGTTCAAAGGACGCAGCGCCGCCTCAGGATCGTTATCAAACGCAATGGCCAGATGAGAACCGATAAAACGGCTGAACGCCTGATGCAAACGCTGCGTTTTCTGCACGTCAAACGACAGGGTGGCGTACTGCTCCGCCAGCGCTTCACGTTCGTCGCGCAAGCTCTCCAGCCGGTTTTCGCGCGCGGCGCGACCAAACAACGGCACCTCAGGGAAACGCGAATAGCGCCACTGGCGATCGGCGATTTTAACCACCACCGCTTTCTGCAACTCTTCTACCGCAAAGACGCTGTCATCGAATGATTGCGGATCCCCTTCAATCAGATAGAGATCTTCTGGACAGTCCTCCAACCCTTCAAGCTGTTCACGCACCAGCGACAGATCGGCCACAACGATGCCATGGCGTGACGGTCCGTACAGCGCGGAATAGTACGGCGCATCGTCGAGCGTCACGTCATCATAAATTTCGGACAACAACACGCCGCCAAAGCGTTCTGCCAGCGCTGCCATTCGCGGATCTTCCGCACCACCGGGCTGACTTAAGCGTTCTATTTGATCGTCGATGTGACGCTTACGTGCCGCCACCTCATCACGTTCTACCGTGATTTCACGCTCGCGCTCCAGCAGTTGCTGCAAATGCGCAGTGACTTCCTGACCATCAGCAAACGTTGCACCGCTCTGTTCACTTAATTGCGTCAGGGCTTCCTGCGCCGCCAGCCACACCGGTGCACGCGCGGTTAATGTCTGGATGTGTTGCTGGACCTGCTCCAGTTCCTGACGCAGCGCCAAACGGCGCTCCCCGGCTTCCGCGACCAGCGCAGAGAGGGTTTCAATCTTCAGTTCCAGTTCCTGCTGCAAGCTGTCCAAGTCTTCCGGCTCACAGGACTGCCCATAGCGTTTACCAAACTCTTGCAGCAGGCGTTCCGCCTCCTGCTGTTCGCGCAGGCGCTGTTCCAGTTCGGCCAGGCGACCGCGCAAAGGGTGCACACGTTCGGCCTGATAGCGCTGGGAGGTACTGTCGCGCAGCACCTCACGCGCTGCTTGCCAGGCATCGCTGCGTGAAACGTTACCCACAATCTTGCAGACTAGCTGATAGGCTTGTTCAAACTGGTTATGTGCCGCATCGGAGACGCTCAGGGTTTGTTCCAGTTGCAGCAACACCTCGGTCGCTTCCTGCTCGCGCGCATGGAAGGTTTCCAGCCACTCATCGGCGTTATCCGCCGTTAAATCCGGCAACTGACAGAGCGTACGAGCACGTTCCAATGCCTGTTGCGCCTGTTGATACTGGATAGCACGGGTCTGCTGCACGTCCAGTGCCTGCTGGTAGTCGGCGAGCTGGCTTTTCAGTTCATCCACTTCTTGCTCGGCAGCCTGCGCGCGCGCGTCGTTTTCTTCGAGCTGCTCGCGCGCTTCTTCTACCACGATGTCCTGCTCTTCCAGACGCGAACGTAGTTCTTCCAAATCGCCGTCGTAACGCTCAATCTTTTCCTGTTGACGCAGCGCCGTTTGCACCAGATTCAGGTGGTCACTGGCGGCCTGGTGATCGGTTTCCAAATCGCTTTCGGCGTCCGTTTGTTCCGCCAGTTCGCGCGCCATCTCAACATGGCGATACTGCTCATGTACCAACTGCTTACGGCTGCCAAACAGGTCATGTCTCAACGCCAGCGCACCATCCAGATGCACCCGTCGCTCATTGGCATGACGCATATAGTCGGCAGCCACGTAGGAGGTGGCTTCCGATATCAAATGTTTGAACAGATCGCGATCCGATTGCGTCACCCGGATAGCTTCCAGCGTCATACGGTTTTCACGCAGTGCCGCTTCCATGTCCTGAAACGCCTTGCGCACCCCGCTGTTTTCCGGCAGCAGGTAATCACGCAGCGATCGGGTAATTGCGCTGGAGATCCCACCGTACAGGGAGGCTTCAATCAGACGATAGAATTTACTGCGGTCGGAAGCGGAGCGTAACCGGCGCGGCACCACGCCCAAATCAAACATCAGCGCATGGTAATCGGTAATGGAGTTGAACTGTTTAAACAGTACCCCCTCCATCTCCTCCACACGCTCTTTCAGTTCTTGCAACGTCAACACCCGCACCTGACGCTCCCCCAATGACTGGGTCAGCACCTGCGTCGGCTGCAACGTGGTGGGCAACCCTTGAATGGCGAAGGGTTTGATATCGACCTTTTTATCACGTCCGGCAACCTGTTGCAGACGCACCCCTACTAACACGCGTTGATGGCGGGAGTTGACGACGTCCAACGTGGCATAACACACGCCAGCGCGCAGCTTACCGTGCAACCCCTTATCGCGTGAGCCACTGGTGGCCCCCGCCTCAGTGGTATTACGGAAATGCAGTAGCGTCAGATCGGGGATCAGCGCGGTGATAAAGGCTGCCATGGTCGTCGATTTCCCCGCGCCGTTACCGCCGGATAGGGTGGTAACCAGTTCGTCCAAATCGAACGTCCGAGCAAAAAAACCGTTCCAGTTGACCAGCGTCAGTGAGCGAAATTTACCGCGTTCAATCATTGTTATTCTTCCTCTCCACGCTCAGCCGCATTGTCTTGCGCACCTTCGCCCTCTTCGACCTCATCATTCAACGACAGGCCGCTGTCTAACGGCAGTGCTTCGCCATCACGGATCATGCGCAACTGTGCTTCACGCGCATCGTCGCCGCTGCGCACGTCGGCACCGAAACGGAAGGCCGCTTCAGTGATACGGAATTTGCTGCTGTCATTGCCCATGAAGTAGACCATCCCCAAGCGCCGCAGGCGATTCAATGAGGTTCTGACCTTCTCCTGCAATTTCTGCCGATCCAGATCCGAGCCGGTAGAACGCTGGTTGACCAACTTCAGCAACTTGTTTTCATCGGCCAGACTCAGCAGCTCTTCATAAAGCTCCTGCTGAGTGAAAATGCCTTCTTGCGCCAGCCGCTCTGGACTGAGGTAGAGATAGCAGAGAATTTTTCCCACCATCATGTCCAACTCGGACAGCACCGAGCGCGGGATCAGGGTGGTCGATCGCGGTCGCAGGTAGAAGAAGCCCTCTGGCGCGCGGATCAGTTCCACGTTATAGCGTGCGTAGAACTCCTCCAACACGTCCTGAAAATCCATCAGGTAAGCATGGTTCTCCAGCTCTTCCACACCGATATGCCGCCCCGCACGCAGTTGGCTGTCGAGCGCGGGAAACAGGGTATTGGCTAACGCCGTTGCCAGTTTAGCTGGCATAAT
This genomic interval carries:
- the mukB gene encoding chromosome partition protein MukB, whose product is MIERGKFRSLTLVNWNGFFARTFDLDELVTTLSGGNGAGKSTTMAAFITALIPDLTLLHFRNTTEAGATSGSRDKGLHGKLRAGVCYATLDVVNSRHQRVLVGVRLQQVAGRDKKVDIKPFAIQGLPTTLQPTQVLTQSLGERQVRVLTLQELKERVEEMEGVLFKQFNSITDYHALMFDLGVVPRRLRSASDRSKFYRLIEASLYGGISSAITRSLRDYLLPENSGVRKAFQDMEAALRENRMTLEAIRVTQSDRDLFKHLISEATSYVAADYMRHANERRVHLDGALALRHDLFGSRKQLVHEQYRHVEMARELAEQTDAESDLETDHQAASDHLNLVQTALRQQEKIERYDGDLEELRSRLEEQDIVVEEAREQLEENDARAQAAEQEVDELKSQLADYQQALDVQQTRAIQYQQAQQALERARTLCQLPDLTADNADEWLETFHAREQEATEVLLQLEQTLSVSDAAHNQFEQAYQLVCKIVGNVSRSDAWQAAREVLRDSTSQRYQAERVHPLRGRLAELEQRLREQQEAERLLQEFGKRYGQSCEPEDLDSLQQELELKIETLSALVAEAGERRLALRQELEQVQQHIQTLTARAPVWLAAQEALTQLSEQSGATFADGQEVTAHLQQLLEREREITVERDEVAARKRHIDDQIERLSQPGGAEDPRMAALAERFGGVLLSEIYDDVTLDDAPYYSALYGPSRHGIVVADLSLVREQLEGLEDCPEDLYLIEGDPQSFDDSVFAVEELQKAVVVKIADRQWRYSRFPEVPLFGRAARENRLESLRDEREALAEQYATLSFDVQKTQRLHQAFSRFIGSHLAIAFDNDPEAALRPLNSRRGELDRAISNFDAENQQQRQQYDQAKECVSLLNRLIPRVSLLCDDSLQDRVEEIRDELDAAEESAHFITQHGASLVKLEPLVAVLQSDPQQHEQLRAQYTQAQSAQRQAKQQAFALTEVVQRRPHFSYSDSADMLGENADLNDKLRQRLDQAEAERTRSREQLRQQQAQLTQYSQVQASLRSAHDAKNEMHKELIQELQEIGVRADADAEARARTRRDELHAALSANRTRRNQLEKQITFCEAEMDGLQKKLRKVERDYHQMREQVVTAKAGWCAVMRLVKDNGVECRLHRRELAYMDADELRSMSDKALGALRLAVSDNEHLRDVLRASEDPKRPERKVQFYIAVYQHLRERIRQDIIRTDDPVEAIEQMEIELNRLTEELTAREKMLAISSKSVANIIRKTIQREQNRIRMLNQGLQAVAFGQVKSVRLNVNVRETHTTLLNVLSEQQEMHQDLFSSNRLTFSEALAKLYQRLNPEVDMGQRTPQTIGEELLDYRNYLEMEVEVNRGADGWLRAESGALSTGEAIGTGMSILVMVVQSWEDESKRLRGKDIIPCRLLFLDEAARLDAKSIATLFELCDRLEMQLLIAAPENISPEKGTTYKLVRKVFQNQEHVHVVGLRGFGSESEAPQVQAS
- the mukE gene encoding chromosome partition protein MukE — protein: MSSTTIDKIMPAKLATALANTLFPALDSQLRAGRHIGVEELENHAYLMDFQDVLEEFYARYNVELIRAPEGFFYLRPRSTTLIPRSVLSELDMMVGKILCYLYLSPERLAQEGIFTQQELYEELLSLADENKLLKLVNQRSTGSDLDRQKLQEKVRTSLNRLRRLGMVYFMGNDSSKFRITEAAFRFGADVRSGDDAREAQLRMIRDGEALPLDSGLSLNDEVEEGEGAQDNAAERGEEE